A window of Malania oleifera isolate guangnan ecotype guangnan chromosome 5, ASM2987363v1, whole genome shotgun sequence contains these coding sequences:
- the LOC131155728 gene encoding putative fasciclin-like arabinogalactan protein 20, with product MATLTSFLFSLFLLSLLSSSAVLLPENFSNCILFFSRPYIRRASAFLVLCHCMKKLLQTMATLTSFLFSLFLLSLLSSSAVLLPETFRNATQTLSDSGFLSMALTLQLASPTLLLNSSPAATIFAPSDAAFLLSGQPSLLLLQFHISPLRLHPQNLSALPPGATIPTLLLNHSLIVTAPSDGVDFTINNVKIEDSPVYDDGSSMVIYGIEEFFNSSFVMHQNLAPASTPGSMVSDLLWSDPSGSGAGFFDLVSDLLRSRGYSRMATFLDMQLVGFVNYTGLTIFAPVDEAIDEAVKNFGDFSVFFRRHVVPNCLTWLELAELDSGTILQTFSEGFVINVTRSGDVLELNGLPVIFPDMYYRDALVVHGINRLLTEKQELTGDSFFQFDWDDDPDPPDYGNPNREADRTPCR from the coding sequence ATGGCAACTTTAAcctcttttcttttctccctCTTCCTCCTCTCCCTCCTCTCCTCCTCCGCCGTTTTGCTGCCGGAAAACTTTTCCAACtgcatattatttttttcccGCCCATACATTCGCAGAGCTTCCGCTTTCTTGGTCCTCTGCCACTGCATGAAGAAGCTGCTTCAGACCATGGCAACTTTAAcctcttttcttttctccctCTTCCTCCTCTCCCTCCTCTCCTCCTCCGCCGTTTTGCTGCCGGAAACCTTTCGAAACGCCACACAAACCCTCTCAGACTCCGGCTTCCTATCTATGGCGCTGACCCTCCAGCTCGCCTCCCCTACCCTGCTCCTCAATTCGTCGCCGGCGGCCACCATATTCGCCCCTTCCGACGCAGCCTTCCTCCTTTCCGGCCAACCGTCTCTTCTTCTGCTTCAATTTCACATTTCCCCTCTGAGACTTCACCCCCAAAACCTCTCTGCTCTTCCCCCCGGCGCAACCATCCCCACCTTGTTGTTAAACCACTCATTGATCGTCACTGCTCCGTCTGACGGCGTCGATTTCACCATAAACAATGTTAAGATCGAAGATTCTCCGGTTTACGACGATGGATCGTCAATGGTTATATACGGAATTGAAGAATTCTTTAATTCTTCTTTCGTGATGCATCAGAATTTGGCCCCGGCTTCGACCCCTGGTTCCATGGTTAGCGATCTGCTGTGGAGTGACCCATCTGGGTCTGGTGCTGGTTTTTTTGATTTGGTTTCGGATTTGCTGAGGTCCAGAGGCTACTCAAGAATGGCCACGTTTCTTGATATGCAGCTAGTGGGTTTTGTGAATTATACAGGGCTCACGATTTTTGCGCCGGTCGATGAAGCAATCGACGAAGCCGTGAAGAATTTTGGTGATTTTTCGGTATTTTTTCGGCGGCATGTGGTGCCTAATTGTTTGACATGGTTGGAATTGGCTGAGCTTGACAGTGGAACTATATTGCAGACATTCTCAGAGGGGTTTGTGATTAACGTTACCAGGTCTGGAGATGTTCTTGAGCTAAACGGACTTCCGGTGATCTTTCCGGACATGTACTACCGTGATGCGCTTGTTGTTCACGGGATTAATCGGTTACTTACTGAAAAACAGGAGTTGACGGGAGATTCATTCTTCCAGTTCGATTGGGATGATGATCCAGATCCTCCTGATTATG